One genomic region from Enterobacter hormaechei ATCC 49162 encodes:
- a CDS encoding lysozyme inhibitor LprI family protein gives MKRFLIAGAALLLSASALADECDNATTQLELNTCSAQQYQAADKKLNETYQAAIKRAAAPQRDLLKKAQQAWISLRDADCAFIGSGTEGGSVQPMIVNQCLAEKTAEREAFLATLMQCEEGDLSCPLTPALSP, from the coding sequence ATGAAACGATTTCTTATCGCAGGCGCAGCACTGCTGCTGAGCGCCAGTGCGCTGGCCGACGAGTGCGACAACGCGACCACCCAGCTTGAGCTGAATACCTGTAGCGCGCAGCAGTACCAGGCCGCCGATAAAAAGCTCAACGAGACGTATCAGGCCGCCATCAAACGTGCGGCGGCCCCCCAGCGCGACCTGCTGAAAAAAGCGCAGCAGGCATGGATTAGCCTGCGCGACGCGGACTGCGCGTTTATCGGTTCGGGTACGGAAGGCGGAAGCGTTCAGCCAATGATTGTGAACCAGTGTCTGGCGGAGAAAACCGCCGAGCGCGAAGCGTTTCTGGCCACGCTGATGCAGTGTGAAGAGGGCGACTTAAGCTGCCCCCTCACCCCGGCCCTCTCCCCATAG
- the rutR gene encoding HTH-type transcriptional regulator RutR, with protein MTQGAVKTPGKRSQAVSAKKQAILSAALETFSQFGIHGTRLEQVAEQAGVSKTNLLYYYPSKEALYVAVMQQILDIWLAPLKAFREELAPLVAIEEYIRLKLEVSRDYPQASRLFCLEMLQGAPLLQAELTGDLKQLMDDKSAIIAGWVASGKLAPVDPQHLIFMIWASTQHYADFAAQVEAVTGKTLQNEAFFQSTLQNVQRMIIEGIRVR; from the coding sequence ATGACACAAGGCGCAGTGAAAACACCCGGTAAACGTTCGCAGGCGGTGAGCGCCAAGAAACAGGCGATCCTCAGCGCCGCGCTGGAGACATTTTCGCAGTTTGGTATTCACGGTACGCGCCTTGAGCAGGTGGCGGAGCAGGCGGGGGTGTCCAAGACCAATCTGCTCTACTACTACCCGTCGAAAGAGGCGCTGTATGTGGCGGTGATGCAGCAGATCCTCGATATCTGGCTCGCGCCGCTTAAAGCCTTTCGCGAAGAGCTGGCCCCGCTGGTGGCGATTGAGGAGTACATACGCCTGAAGCTGGAGGTATCGCGTGATTACCCGCAGGCCTCACGGCTGTTTTGTCTGGAGATGTTGCAGGGCGCGCCGCTGTTGCAGGCGGAACTGACGGGGGATTTAAAGCAGCTGATGGACGATAAATCGGCGATTATTGCCGGATGGGTCGCCAGCGGAAAACTGGCGCCCGTCGATCCGCAGCACCTGATCTTTATGATTTGGGCCTCAACCCAGCACTACGCTGACTTCGCGGCCCAGGTCGAGGCGGTGACGGGTAAAACGCTCCAGAACGAGGCGTTTTTCCAGAGCACCCTGCAAAACGTACAGCGGATGATTATCGAAGGGATCCGCGTGCGCTAG
- the rutA gene encoding pyrimidine utilization protein A: MKIGVFVPIGNNGWLISTTAPQYMPTFELNKAIVQKAEHYHFDFALSMIKLRGFGGKTEFWDHNLESFTLMAGLAAVTSRIQIYATAATLTLPPAIVARMASTIDSISGGRFGVNLVTGWQKPEYEQMGIWPGDDYFSRRYDYLTEYVQVLRDLWGSGKSDFKGDFFTMNDCRVSPQPSVPMKVICAGQSDAGMEFSAKYADFNFCFGKGVNTPAAFAPTAARMKEAADKTGRDVGSYVLFMVIADETDDAARAKWERYKDGADDEALSWLTEQSLKDTRSGADTNVRQMADPTSAVNINMGTLVGSYASVARMLDEVAAVPGAEGVLLTFDDFLTGVETFGERIQPLMQCRAHIPAVTKEVA; encoded by the coding sequence ATGAAAATTGGCGTATTTGTACCGATCGGCAACAACGGCTGGCTTATCTCGACCACTGCCCCGCAATACATGCCGACCTTTGAGCTGAATAAAGCCATCGTGCAGAAAGCGGAGCACTACCATTTCGACTTTGCGCTCTCGATGATCAAACTGCGCGGCTTTGGCGGCAAAACTGAATTCTGGGACCACAACCTGGAGTCCTTCACCCTGATGGCGGGCCTGGCGGCGGTCACCTCCCGCATCCAGATCTACGCCACCGCCGCCACGCTCACCCTGCCCCCGGCGATCGTGGCGCGGATGGCCTCCACCATCGACTCCATCTCCGGCGGGCGCTTTGGCGTTAACCTGGTCACCGGCTGGCAAAAACCGGAGTACGAGCAGATGGGGATCTGGCCGGGCGACGATTACTTCTCGCGTCGCTATGACTACCTGACCGAATACGTGCAGGTGCTGCGCGACCTGTGGGGCAGCGGCAAAAGCGATTTCAAAGGCGACTTCTTCACCATGAACGACTGCCGCGTCAGCCCGCAGCCGTCGGTGCCGATGAAGGTTATCTGCGCCGGGCAGAGCGACGCGGGAATGGAATTCTCCGCCAAATACGCGGACTTCAACTTCTGCTTCGGCAAAGGCGTTAACACCCCTGCCGCCTTCGCCCCTACCGCCGCGCGGATGAAAGAGGCCGCCGACAAAACCGGGCGCGACGTGGGCTCCTACGTGCTGTTTATGGTGATTGCCGACGAAACCGACGACGCCGCGCGCGCCAAATGGGAGCGGTATAAGGACGGCGCTGACGACGAAGCGCTGAGCTGGCTAACCGAGCAGAGCCTGAAGGACACCCGCTCCGGCGCGGATACTAACGTGCGGCAGATGGCCGACCCGACCTCCGCCGTCAATATCAACATGGGCACCCTGGTTGGCTCGTATGCCAGCGTCGCCAGAATGCTCGATGAAGTGGCTGCCGTGCCCGGCGCCGAAGGCGTACTGCTGACCTTCGATGATTTTCTCACCGGCGTGGAAACCTTCGGCGAGCGCATTCAGCCGCTGATGCAGTGCCGCGCCCACATCCCAGCCGTGACGAAGGAGGTGGCGTAA
- the rutB gene encoding pyrimidine utilization protein B, which translates to MTTLTARPEAITFDAQRSALIVVDMQNAYASKGGYLDLAGFDVSATQPVIENIKTAVSAARAAGMLIIWFQNGWDDQYVEAGGPGSPNFHKSNALKTMRQRPELQGTLLAKGGWDYQLVDALVPEPGDIVLPKPRYSGFFNTPLDSLLRSRGIRHLVFTGIATNVCVESTLRDGFFLEYFGVVLEDATHQAGPDFAQKAALFNIETFFGWVSTVNDFCDALDPPLARIA; encoded by the coding sequence ATGACGACCTTAACCGCGCGCCCGGAAGCCATCACCTTTGACGCGCAGCGCAGCGCGCTGATTGTGGTGGACATGCAAAACGCCTATGCCAGTAAAGGCGGGTATCTGGATCTGGCGGGGTTTGACGTCTCCGCCACGCAGCCGGTGATCGAGAACATCAAAACCGCCGTGAGCGCCGCGCGCGCGGCGGGCATGCTCATCATCTGGTTCCAGAACGGCTGGGACGACCAGTACGTCGAAGCTGGCGGCCCTGGCTCACCCAACTTTCACAAATCCAACGCCCTGAAAACCATGCGCCAGCGGCCCGAACTCCAGGGCACGCTGCTGGCGAAAGGCGGCTGGGATTATCAGCTGGTGGATGCGCTGGTACCGGAACCCGGCGACATCGTGCTGCCGAAACCACGCTACAGCGGCTTTTTCAATACCCCGCTCGACAGCCTGCTGCGCAGCCGGGGCATTCGTCATCTGGTCTTTACGGGCATTGCCACCAACGTCTGCGTGGAGTCCACCCTGCGCGACGGCTTTTTCCTCGAGTATTTTGGCGTGGTGCTGGAAGACGCCACCCATCAGGCCGGGCCGGATTTCGCCCAGAAAGCCGCCCTGTTCAATATCGAAACCTTTTTTGGCTGGGTCAGTACCGTCAATGATTTCTGCGACGCGCTGGATCCCCCCCTCGCCCGTATCGCCTGA
- the rutC gene encoding pyrimidine utilization protein C, with the protein MPKSVIIPPGTSTPVAPFVPGTLADGVVYVSGTLPFDKDNNVVFIDDPKAQTRHVLETIKTVIETAGGTMEDVTFNSIFITDWKNYAAINEIYAEFFPGDKPARFCIQCGLVKPDALVEIATVAHIAK; encoded by the coding sequence ATGCCGAAATCCGTGATTATTCCGCCGGGCACCAGCACCCCGGTTGCCCCGTTTGTTCCCGGCACCCTCGCCGACGGCGTGGTGTATGTCTCTGGCACGCTGCCGTTTGATAAAGACAACAACGTGGTGTTTATCGATGACCCAAAGGCGCAAACCCGCCACGTGCTGGAGACGATCAAAACCGTGATCGAAACGGCGGGTGGCACGATGGAGGACGTGACCTTCAACAGCATCTTTATCACCGACTGGAAAAACTACGCCGCGATTAACGAAATCTACGCGGAGTTTTTCCCCGGCGATAAACCGGCGCGGTTTTGCATTCAGTGCGGGCTGGTGAAGCCGGACGCGCTGGTTGAAATCGCCACCGTTGCGCACATCGCAAAGTGA
- the rutD gene encoding pyrimidine utilization protein D, whose amino-acid sequence MKLSISPPPFAGAPVVVLIAGLGGSGSYWLPQLAMLGQEYQVVCYDQRGTGNNPDTLPEDYTLAHMADELTLALSEAGIVRYCVVGHALGALVGLRMAIDKPDALIALVCVNGWLTLHAHTRRCFDVREHLLHAGGAQAWVEAQPLFLYPADWMAARAPRLEAEEALALAHFQGKSNLLRRLHALKQADFSQHAACVRCPVQIICSADDLLVPSVCSAELHATLPHARKTVMRQGGHACNVTEPDTFNTVLLNGLASLLHSPEPAL is encoded by the coding sequence ATGAAACTGTCCATTTCCCCGCCCCCCTTTGCAGGCGCGCCCGTAGTGGTGCTGATTGCCGGGCTGGGCGGCAGCGGGAGCTACTGGCTGCCCCAGCTCGCCATGCTGGGGCAGGAGTATCAGGTGGTGTGCTACGACCAGCGGGGCACGGGGAATAACCCGGATACCCTGCCGGAAGACTACACCCTCGCACACATGGCCGACGAGCTTACTCTGGCGTTATCCGAGGCCGGGATCGTCCGTTACTGCGTGGTGGGCCACGCGCTGGGGGCGCTGGTCGGCCTGCGGATGGCCATCGATAAGCCCGACGCCCTCATCGCGCTGGTGTGCGTTAACGGCTGGCTAACCCTTCATGCCCATACCCGCCGCTGTTTTGACGTTCGCGAACATCTGCTGCATGCGGGCGGCGCGCAGGCGTGGGTCGAGGCGCAGCCGCTGTTCCTCTACCCGGCAGACTGGATGGCCGCCCGCGCTCCGCGGCTGGAGGCCGAGGAAGCGCTGGCGCTGGCCCATTTCCAGGGTAAAAGCAATCTGCTGCGCAGGCTGCATGCGCTGAAGCAGGCCGATTTCAGCCAACACGCTGCATGCGTTCGCTGCCCCGTGCAGATTATCTGTTCCGCCGACGATCTGCTGGTGCCGTCCGTCTGCTCCGCTGAACTGCACGCCACCCTCCCGCACGCCCGCAAAACGGTCATGCGCCAGGGAGGTCATGCCTGCAACGTCACCGAACCGGACACCTTTAACACCGTGCTGCTTAACGGGCTTGCCAGCCTGCTGCACAGCCCTGAACCCGCTTTGTAA
- a CDS encoding malonic semialdehyde reductase yields the protein MSEAITPAALETLFTGARTHNGWLDIPVSDETLREIYDLMKWGPTSANCSPARIVFVRSPEGKEKLRPALSSGNLEKTLSAPVTAIVAWDSEFYERLPELFPHGDARSWFTSSPELAEDTAFRNSSMQAAYLIFACRALGLDTGPMSGFDREKVDAAFFTGTLLKSNLLINIGYGDMSKVYGRLPRLTFEDACGLA from the coding sequence ATGAGCGAAGCCATTACGCCCGCCGCGCTGGAAACGCTGTTTACCGGCGCACGAACCCATAACGGCTGGCTGGATATACCGGTCAGTGACGAGACGCTGCGCGAAATTTATGACCTGATGAAATGGGGGCCGACGTCCGCCAACTGCTCCCCGGCGCGCATTGTCTTTGTGCGAAGCCCGGAGGGTAAAGAGAAGCTGCGCCCGGCACTCTCCAGCGGCAACCTTGAGAAAACGCTCTCCGCCCCGGTCACGGCGATTGTCGCCTGGGACAGCGAGTTTTATGAGCGCCTGCCGGAACTGTTTCCGCACGGCGATGCCAGAAGCTGGTTTACCTCCAGCCCTGAGCTTGCGGAAGATACCGCCTTTCGCAACAGCTCGATGCAGGCCGCGTACCTGATCTTCGCCTGTCGCGCGCTCGGGCTGGACACCGGGCCGATGTCCGGCTTTGACCGGGAAAAAGTGGACGCGGCCTTTTTCACGGGCACGCTGCTGAAAAGCAATCTGCTGATCAACATCGGCTATGGCGATATGAGCAAAGTCTATGGACGCTTACCGCGTCTGACCTTCGAAGACGCCTGCGGTCTGGCGTAA
- the rutF gene encoding NADH-dependent FMN reductase RutF, translating into MTTPDQQTFRDAMACVGAAVNIITTDGPAGMAGFTASAVCSVTDSPPTLLVCLNRGASVWPIFSENRTLCVNTLSAGQEPLSNLFGGKTPMEDRFAAARWETGETGCPRLEAALASFDCRISQVVSVGTHDILFCDIVSIIRHPAPQGLVWFDRGYHALMRPAC; encoded by the coding sequence ATGACGACACCCGATCAACAAACGTTCCGTGATGCCATGGCCTGCGTCGGTGCGGCGGTCAATATCATCACCACCGACGGCCCGGCGGGAATGGCGGGCTTCACCGCCAGCGCGGTATGCAGCGTGACCGATTCGCCGCCGACGCTGCTGGTTTGCCTCAACCGTGGCGCGTCCGTCTGGCCGATCTTCAGTGAGAATCGCACCCTGTGCGTTAACACGCTGAGCGCCGGACAGGAGCCTTTATCCAACCTGTTTGGCGGTAAAACGCCGATGGAGGACCGCTTTGCCGCCGCTCGCTGGGAGACGGGTGAGACGGGCTGCCCGCGCCTGGAGGCGGCCCTGGCCTCGTTCGACTGCCGCATCAGCCAGGTGGTCAGCGTCGGTACTCACGATATTCTGTTCTGCGACATCGTTTCCATCATTCGCCACCCTGCACCGCAAGGGCTGGTGTGGTTCGACCGGGGCTACCACGCACTTATGCGACCCGCCTGTTAA